ACACGCTCATGGCTATGTATATAGTTTTTTTCTTCTCATATGTCACATTTGTTTTGGTATGCTGTATCCAGAAGCTTGATATAATCCCATTTTCATTAGTTTATAATAGTAGCGTGTTTGTTTGGAGCACTATGTAGTTTTATGTTATCAAAGACGAAAGATATCCCTATATAACTTCATAGAATTTAGTGTAAAACTCGATTTTCTTGTAAAAATAAGATGTTCATAAATGACTCTAATTTGAGCCAAAAATGTCAATCAATTAAATTTTAGACAAATTAAATGGTAACAGTATAATTAAAAACAGTAAAGAATTATTTTACAAATTTTGATTGAAATGGTATTCTCAGTCTCTAAGATTATAATGCTATTAATTATTAAATACAAGACGCTTTCAATTAAAAATAATATGACCAAATCACATACTGCTTTATTCATAAATGTAAATCCGAAAAGAACACGACATATATCAAACAATAACTTAAATTAGTAAGATGATAATCGATCTCTAACCTCTACAATTTGAATAATTTGATCTCTTGTGTTTTCTCAAGAGAAATTTTGGTAAATCTTTCTATAAGTCTACTAAATGGTCGTGAGGTGGTTGATTGAGAGAGTTTGTTATCTTTAATATCAGCAAGTAAGAAGAACAAAACAGAGTCATTCCTGATCTAATATGTATGGGCAGCAAAGTCTTATATGATATGGCGAGAAAGGAATGCAAGACGACATGAGGAGACTCCAAGAACACCGACAAATTTGATTAAAAAACTCACATTCAAGTGAAGAATCAAATTCTCTTTGAGATCCACTAAAAACCGGGACTATGCAGAAAGTATACAGCTCTGGTTAGCTACAAGAAAATAAACAAGTATGGGAAGTTTTTTTTAAATTCTGAATCACGTTAAACAACTTTGTTGTTGTTGTACAAACCAATTTTCTAAGAAAATTATTTAACATCCATTCACAAAAAAGCATGTCATACGAACAAAGTAACATTATATTCTTAACGCAACATTTTTTCATGCTACCATCTATAGTAGTTCTATAATTTCATTAAACATTATTTAAGTGTATTAAACACCTAAGAAATAAAACTTCACCTCATTAAAGTCAGTATTTTTGGGCTATTTATGAAAACTATAGGAGAAAAAAAAGAAGTAATCATGGGAAGCGTAATTAATGAAGAAACAGTAGCTTAGCTACAACTGCCGTCCAAAAAGTCAAAGGTCATAGTGGCATCTTAAGTAAATAAATGGAACAAAATGGGCATTTAATAGGTCCATGACAATTTATATCCTCTTCTTCCTCAACAAGCTTTAATTCTCGAGTCTTCAAGCAAACCTCTTCTTCTCTCTGTCCCCTTCCAACAACAAAATCCCTTCAGTCTATCTCTCCTTAAGGTTAGCTTCCCTGATGATCTATGCACACTGTTTTCTCTTTTGTTTCTCATCTCATACTATTCAGCTCCATTTGTTTCTGTATTGTTCAAAATTGCTCCTTTTTTTTTTTTTTTTTTGTTATTTTAGGCGTTTTGATCATAGGGTTTTTTGAATCGTAGCTTTTACTTGCTTGTTGATTGTTCGTTCGGTTTGAAGGATGTGACTCGTTTGATTTTGGGGATTATTAATACGCAGTAGCCAAAATCATGTGTTGATTCTAAAGTACCAAACTTTAAACTGATTGATGTAAAAAATCATGACTTGAAACCTTAATTTGATTCTTTTCAATCCAATAGTTGAACCCCTGATTTAGGGTTTGACTTCAACCTTGAAACAGATTTGGTTTTTTTCTGTAGAGAGAGAAAGAGAGTGGGAAGCTTCTGTTTTTGGTAATATGAATCTTATGGCAGTAACAAGAGAACCCATCTTTGTTTCCTGAAAGATGCTAGATCTGTTTTTCTTTTTCTTCTGATGACCCCTAGGCTCCCTATGATTTGATTGTGACTTGTGACTTGTGAGCAGACTCCAAAGGGGATTTGAGTACCCTTTTTTGTCGCATACGTTTGAGTTTGTTTGGAGATGACGCGTTTTTGGAACTAGACTTTATTTTTTTCACTTCAATCACAAACTAAAGTTTCTGTCTTTAGTTGCTTTACTCTGTTAGTAGCTCACTTGTCCACTTCCCTTCCTTTATATGAAGACAGGTTCGGTTCAAACAAAAGAGAGAAGGACATTAAGATAAAAAGACAATCGATCAGAGACGGTGCGTGTTGCTGAGTTATTTTTTCCAAATGCAAACGTCTCAGAAACATCACAGTGCGGCTGGACTGCACATGCTGTATCCTCAAGTCCACTGTTCACCTCAGTTCCAAGTCATAGACAACAAGAAAGGCTTCTCTGATACCCCATCCAAAGAAAGCTTCTTCACCCTCGAATCCTCCACTGCTTCTGGTCCTCTTCCTTCCTACGAGTCCCCTTCCGTGAGCATCACATCTGGCCGCAGTCCGTTTTCTCCTCAGGCCTCATGCATCTCCGACCTCCATCCTTCCCCTGAAAACATCTACGGCTCTCCCTTGAGTGGTGCGTCTTCTCACGTCTACGATGAAGCCCATGTCAAGAACAAGATCCGAGAGCTTGAGGTCTCGCTTCTGAGTGTTGATCCCAAAGTTGAAGAGTACTCAGGCTTCACCCCCGCTGGAAAGTCATGGAACTGGGATGAGCTCTTGGCGTTGACTCCACAGTTGGACTTGAAAGAGGTGCTGGTTGAGGCAGCTCGGGCTGTCTCTGAAGGGGACTTCGCTGCAGCGTGTGGTTTCATCGATGTCTTGGAACAGATGGTGTCGGTCTCAGGCACTCCGATCCAGCGGCTAGGTACTTACATGGCGGAAGGGCTTAGGGCGAGGCTTCAAGGTACAGGTGGCAATATCTACAGAGCCTTGAAATGCAATGAACCAACGGGGAGGGAGCTCATGTCTTACATGGGAGTTCTCTATGAGATCTGCCCTTACTGGAAATTCGCGTACAATGCTGCAAACGCTGCTATCTTGGAAGCAGTGGCTGGGGAGAAGAGAGTCCACATCATCGATTTCCAGATTGCTCAGGGATCACAGTACATGTTCCTCATCAATGAGCTTGCTAAACGCCCTGGTGGACCACCGTTGCTGCGTGTTACAGGTGTTGATGATTCACAGTCAAGGTATGCTCGTGGGGGAGGGCTCAGTTTAATAGGTGAGAAGCTTGCAGATATGGCGCAGTCACGCGGCGTACCGTTTGAGTTCCACGATGCGATCATGTCCGGGTGCAAGGTGCACCGGGAACATCTTGGTGTGGAGCCTGGCTTTGCCGTCGTTGTGAACTTCCCTTACGTGTTGCACCACATGCCTGACGAGAGCGTGAGCGTTGAGAATCACAGAGACAGGCTGCTTCATCTGATCAAGAGCCTCGGACCGAAACTCGTGACGCTAGTGGAGCAAGAATCCAACACCAACACTTCTCCCTTTTTGTCAAGGTTTGTGGAGACGCTTGATTACTACACAGCGATGTTCGAGTCAATAGATGCGGCGAGGCCAAGGGATGATAAGCAGAGGATCAGCGCGGAGCAACACTGCGTGGCGAGGGATATAGTGAACATGATAGCGTGCGAGGAGGCGGAGAGAGTTGAGAGACACGAGGTGCTAGGGAAGTGGAGGGTGAGGATGATGATGGCCGGGTTCATGGGCTGGCCTGTCAGCTCATCCGCAGCGTTTGCAGCGAGTGAGATGCTTAAAGGTTATGACAAAAACTACAAGCTAGGGGAAAGTGAAGGAGCGCTCTATCTCTTCTGGAAGAGGAGACCCATGGCTACATGTTCCGCTTGGAAACCAAACCCAAACCAGATTGTGTAAGGACATGGTGGTGAACTGACAGTGGATGAAGAACAAGAGCACAACACACACATCTGTCGCATGTAAAGTTTTGAGGATGTGCAATGTTGTTTATAAGTTGTAACAAAAACTATGCAAATCAACTAGTTATATATATATTTGTATACAAAGTAAGCCTGGTTGTTGTGGGATTGGGTGTTAGTAATGATATATAACCAAAGCACCAAAGCTTTAATTTAACCATTGTTCTATAATCTTCTGGAATACCAGATAGAGTTTAGTGGCGGCTGAACCAAAAGGTTATGAAGTTAAAAAAATTTAAGACCAAATCTACAAGGTCAGATTATGTTCTGTGTGATAAGCCTCTAAAAGGATTTCACCAACCCACAAAACCAATGGGTGAACAAAGTACAGGTCATCACCTCCATTTACTTTTACAAGGTTCAAGCTTCCTTTATTGCTTTTAGTTCTCCATATAATATAATAATAACAAATACTTTTTTTTTTTTTTTTAATGATCTTATCATTGAATCATCTAATAAGTTAGTAGCAAAACCATAAGACTTGGAAGCAAAGAAGAGAGAGTCTCATTTAGTTGAAAACTTATTTTAATTCAAAGAGAGATATTGAGTGACTTCCACTAATACAAAGAAACATTGGTTTGTGCAATGTTTTGCGGTTAAGCTATTAATTGCTGAGGCAACACCTTTTCACCCTATTGCTTTCAGTCTTCCAAGTTTCAGCCTTTCTCACTCTTTCTAGCAATCAAACTACATACTCTCTTGGATAATATATAGTTTTCATTCAAAACTTATCATAATTGTTATCTGTTGTTACCTACATTCATAGCCTTATCAATACTAATAAAGACAAAAGGATACAAGAGAATATAATTTTTAGTTTATATATAAAAAAAAGAGAGTTTTCACCTAATGAAATACTTCAATCATTTGAATTATCTTTATCCTTATGATTAGTGTCTTTATATCTGTCAATATGCTGCCTCTCCTTCCAACTCCTTTTGGCTTATTCTCTGCTTCTCTGCTTTAGACATTTATCTTTATTTATAATTTCCATTTGAGGTAGAACCATATCCCTTTTTCAAATTTTATTAATAAAATAAAATACATTGGTAAACGTTTGAACATGAAAAATATGCACTAGCCGGTAATTATGATGATGGGCCAAAATCTAATTTGAAAACTCTATGTGACTGAGAGAGTCAAATGAAAGTAATAATTTGAAAAAGAAAAAAAGTCAACAACTTGAAAGCATTTTAGAATTGAAGATAAAGAGGAAGATAATGAGTATGATGAATGTGAAATGAAATGGGTAGTGAAAGAGAAAGAAGAAGAGGGAAGGGTTGGTTACTGTCAATGTTGTGTTAATGTCAATGGCTTGAAATGGCGACGGTTGCTTGAGAATGAGGGAAAAAAAAAAGAAGTTTAGTAAGTTTAAAACTCTCTCTCTCTTCTTAAATGTCAATTCCTTTAAGGAATGGTCTATCTCTCTCCAAAAGCGTGTGTGTAACGCCTCCATTATCTCCTCTATATCATTCTTTGAACTGCTTAGACCAAAACTCATATCTATTATACTGCAACAAAGGAGGAGGAGTCTTTGAGAGTAAACATGACCGCAGGAGAAAACCCTTTTGCATCAAACACCTCTTCTCTTCAAAACCAGCTTAGAGGTTCTTTCTTTTCGTCTTATCCATCAATCCTTCTGAGTAGCTGCTTCATATTGAGGGGTGTGCTGCTTTCTTTTCTCTTTGCAGAAAAGGACAAGGAGCTATTGGCAGCTAAGGCTGAAATTGAGGCTTTGAGAACAAATGAAGAGCTCAAGAACAGAGAATTTGGGGAGGTATGTAAGTTAGCATAAACATGATAATTCCCATTTGTAAGTTTGTGATGATCTCTTCCACTATGTCTTACCTACAAGTTTTCTTGATCAATGTTATGTTTTCCATATTTAAAAACACTTATAACGAGTTTCTTGAGCTCTGCTGATGCTACTTGGTTGCGTGTTTCAGCTCAGGGAAAACGTTAGGAAGTTGGAGGAGAGACTTGGAGTCTCTAAGAATCTTGTTGAACATAAGGTGCGTTTACACTCAAAGACTTGTCATCTTTTGACTGATGGAATGACTAGAAGAATAAGTTAAGATTGTGACATGATTGAGGAAGAGCAGGAGGTAGAGATGAAGAAGCTAGAAGAGGAGAAGGAAGATGCATTAGCAGCACAGGACGCCGCAGAGGAAGCACTGAGGAGGGTTTACACGCACCAACAGGAAGATGATCCTCTACCCCTCGAATCAGTTATTGCTCCTTTTGAAGCTCAGATCAAGTTTCAAAAGCATCAGGTCTTGATTTCAAACTTGTTACCATCTCTCTTCTTGTGTGTGTTACAAAAATCATGTCTTGACTATAGCTTCTTTTGTCTGTTCACAGATCTTTGCGCTTCAAGAAGACAAGAAAGCGTTGGAACGGCTGAC
This sequence is a window from Brassica oleracea var. oleracea cultivar TO1000 chromosome C1, BOL, whole genome shotgun sequence. Protein-coding genes within it:
- the LOC106309968 gene encoding scarecrow-like protein 13, with the translated sequence MQTSQKHHSAAGLHMLYPQVHCSPQFQVIDNKKGFSDTPSKESFFTLESSTASGPLPSYESPSVSITSGRSPFSPQASCISDLHPSPENIYGSPLSGASSHVYDEAHVKNKIRELEVSLLSVDPKVEEYSGFTPAGKSWNWDELLALTPQLDLKEVLVEAARAVSEGDFAAACGFIDVLEQMVSVSGTPIQRLGTYMAEGLRARLQGTGGNIYRALKCNEPTGRELMSYMGVLYEICPYWKFAYNAANAAILEAVAGEKRVHIIDFQIAQGSQYMFLINELAKRPGGPPLLRVTGVDDSQSRYARGGGLSLIGEKLADMAQSRGVPFEFHDAIMSGCKVHREHLGVEPGFAVVVNFPYVLHHMPDESVSVENHRDRLLHLIKSLGPKLVTLVEQESNTNTSPFLSRFVETLDYYTAMFESIDAARPRDDKQRISAEQHCVARDIVNMIACEEAERVERHEVLGKWRVRMMMAGFMGWPVSSSAAFAASEMLKGYDKNYKLGESEGALYLFWKRRPMATCSAWKPNPNQIV